One Capsicum annuum cultivar UCD-10X-F1 chromosome 2, UCD10Xv1.1, whole genome shotgun sequence genomic window carries:
- the LOC107860299 gene encoding uncharacterized protein LOC107860299 isoform X1: MSSFTEAPATQPPLPPIAPPLSAAMYPLYKQKSWSPDTFREEAWQRRKGTHGNWLNKPSKSVTDEDLDELKACIELGFGFDSPEMDQRLSDTFPAYGLFYAVNKQYTDTLSKTSSLSSVIFDSESISPPDSPHTIVDPGDNPQTVKTKLRQWAQVVACAVRQSSY; encoded by the exons ATGTCAAGCTTCACCGAAGCTCCGGCAACACAACCGCCACTACCACCTATTGCACCGCCATTATCGGCGGCGATGTATCCATTGTACAAACAGAAATCCTGGTCACCGGACACGTTTCGCGAGGAGGCGTGGCAGCGGCGGAAAGGTACTCATGGAAACTGGCTTAATAAGCCGAGCAAGAGCGTTACCGATGAGGACCTTGATGAGCTTAAGGCGTgtattgaattagggtttggattTGATTCGCCTGAAATGGATCAGCGGTTGTCTGATACTTTTCCGGCTTATGGCCTCTTTTACGCCGTCAATAAACAATACACCGATACGCTTTCGAAGACTTCGTCTTTGTCATCGGTCATCTTCGATTCCGAGTCAATCTCTCCTCCCGATAGTCCTCACACCATTGTTGATCCAG GAGATAATCCTCAGACAGTGAAGACAAAGTTGCGGCAATGGGCACAAGTGGTTGCTTGTGCGGTGCGTCAATCTTCATACTAA
- the LOC107860299 gene encoding uncharacterized protein LOC107860299 isoform X2, with protein sequence MSSFTEAPATQPPLPPIAPPLSAAMYPLYKQKSWSPDTFREEAWQRRKGTHGNWLNKPSKSVTDEDLDELKACIELGFGFDSPEMDQRLSDTFPAYGLFYAVNKQYTDTLSKTSSLSSVIFDSESISPPDSPHTIVDPGGGTRSFR encoded by the exons ATGTCAAGCTTCACCGAAGCTCCGGCAACACAACCGCCACTACCACCTATTGCACCGCCATTATCGGCGGCGATGTATCCATTGTACAAACAGAAATCCTGGTCACCGGACACGTTTCGCGAGGAGGCGTGGCAGCGGCGGAAAGGTACTCATGGAAACTGGCTTAATAAGCCGAGCAAGAGCGTTACCGATGAGGACCTTGATGAGCTTAAGGCGTgtattgaattagggtttggattTGATTCGCCTGAAATGGATCAGCGGTTGTCTGATACTTTTCCGGCTTATGGCCTCTTTTACGCCGTCAATAAACAATACACCGATACGCTTTCGAAGACTTCGTCTTTGTCATCGGTCATCTTCGATTCCGAGTCAATCTCTCCTCCCGATAGTCCTCACACCATTGTTGATCCAG GAGGGGGAACAAGATCCTTTAGATGA
- the LOC107860300 gene encoding CLK4-associating serine/arginine rich protein yields the protein MWHEARRSEKKVHDMMDAARKRAQRRAIYLAKRRGDPQQSIQAVGSRCRIYRDDALYQATEDQQGLIPWNGKQDILIDRFDGRALLDFIRDASSRHRRAPEKTDEEEELEEFVNFQRYRDLIKHRRRGFKDEEGMQHVNLEMEAKTTALLGSDRPQLSQPSASKGSYSQVGFSYDGEGKDEVHFSDGEEDGDDDDDDEEEDFNSDDSNDEAMESIAKDFGVKRYGWLVYMDKKAREEERRQREVIKGDPAIRKLSRKERRKASQIEREREREAARITGSRVLLHDPYRESRRSPTYEAYSRSRRSRSRSLSYSPPLSRRYERGGKSEDIYQGKERTPKIEYITEFGGADDENEPKIEGYSPPPSPPSRIDSLSRPSTGRILEALHVDPASGVASDKDKSGQMLKTPTSASSALSKLNKTTSSSSFSKQQGEKKETPQERLKRIMSKQLNKQIKKDTAIEIAKKREQEKQRLEKLAETSRFNRYRHRSRSRSYSRSPRRHRHSRSRSRERSSRRYRSRSRSHSHSHSPSRSHSSSRSLSRSRSPGRRRSRY from the exons ATGTGGCACGAAGCACGAAGATCGGAGAAGAAAGTACACGATATGATGGACGCTGCTCGTAAGAGAGCTCAAAGACGCGCCATCTATCTCGCTAAACGCCGTGGCGATCCTCAACAATCCATTCAAGCCGTTGGTTCTCGATGTCGCATCTACCGCGATGACGCTCTTTATCAAGCCACCGAGGATCAGCAAGGCct GATACCTTGGAATGGGAAACAAGACATTTTGATTGACAG ATTTGATGGTCGTGCTCTTCTGGATTTTATTCGTGATGCTAGTTCCCGACATCGTCGGGCACCAGAAAAAACAGACGAAGAGGAAGAActagaagagtttgttaattttcAGCGTTATCGGGATTTAATTAAGCATCGGCGTAGAGGAT TTAAGGACGAAGAGGGTATGCAACATGTTAATCTGGAGATGGAGGCTAAGACAACTGCACTTCTTGGCTCCGACAG ACCTCAACTTTCTCAGCCTTCAGCGAGCAAGGGATCGTATTCACAAGTGGGTTTCTCGTACGATGGAGAGGGGAAAGATGAAGTTCACTTTTCAGACGGCGAAGAAGATggcgatgatgatgatgatgatgaagaagaagattttaaCAGTGATGATAGCAATGATGAAGCGATGGAGTCAATTGCCAAAGATTTTGGAGTGAAAAGGTATGGATGGCTTGTCTACATGGACAAAAAGGCTAGGGAGGAAGAACGGAGGCAAAGAGAAGTAATCAAAGGAGATCCTGCAATA AGGAAACTGAGTCGCAAAGAGAGAAGAAAGGCTTCTCAAATAGAAAGGGAGAGGGAAAGAGAAGCAGCCCGTATTACCGGGAGTAGAGTTCTCCTTCATGATCCCTATCG CGAGTCTCGACGAAGTCCGACATATGAAGCCTATTCACGTTCAAGAAG ATCCAGGTCAAGATCTCTCTCATATTCGCCTCCCCTTTCAAGGCGCTATGAACGTGGAGGAAAATCTGAAGATATTTACCAAGGCAAGGAGAGAACACCGAAGATAGAGTATATTACTGAATTTGGTGGCGCAGATGATGAGAACGAGCCTAAGATTGAAGGATATTCTCCACCACCATCTCCTCCGTCTCGAATTGATTCATTGAGCCG GCCATCAACTGGTCGTATTCTTGAGGCCCTCCATGTTGATCCTGCATCTGGGGTAGCTAGTGATAAGGATAAGAGTGGCCAAATGTTGAAAACACCAACAAG TGCATCCTCAGCACTATCAAAGTTAAACAAGACAACTAGTAGTTCAAGCTTCTCTAAACAGCAGGGTGAAAAGAAGGAAACACCTCAAGAGCGGCTTAAGCGCATTATGAGCAAACAATTGAACAAACAAA TCAAGAAAGATACAGCTATTGAAATTGCCAAGAAAAGAGAACAAGAGAAACAGAGGCTTGAAAAGCTGGCAGAGACAAGCCGATTTAACCGGTATCGTCACCGAAGCCGTAGTAGAAGTTACAGTCGTTCTCCTCGAAG GCATCGACATAGCCGGAGTCGCAGCAGAGAAAGGAGTTCTCGCAGATATCGTTCACGGTCAAGGTCTCACTCTCACTCACATTCACCTTCGCGTTCTCACTCTAGTTCACGCTCCCTTTCCCGGTCTCGTTCACCTGG TAGGAGACGATCAAGATACTGA